Proteins from a single region of Hordeum vulgare subsp. vulgare chromosome 6H, MorexV3_pseudomolecules_assembly, whole genome shotgun sequence:
- the LOC123402749 gene encoding membrane-anchored ubiquitin-fold protein 3 isoform X2, translating to MAGGKEPIEVKFRLFDGTDIGPSKYDPATTVSALKDFILARWPQDKEITPKTVNDLKLINGGKILENNRTLAESRVTIGEVPGGVITMHVVVRPPQVDKNQKQLGNSPKQNRCGCTIL from the exons ATGGCCGGCGGGAAGGAGCCGATCGAGGTCAAGTTCCGGCTCTTCGACGGCACGGACATCGGCCCCAGCAAGTACGACCCCGCCACCACCGTCTCCGCGCTCAAGGACTTCATCCTCGCCCGGTGGCCGCAAG ATAAGGAGATAACTCCGAAAACTGTCAATGACTTGAAGCTCATCAATGGTGGAAAGATATTGGAGAATAACCGGACACTTGCCGAGTCCCGTGTTACAATAGGAGAGGTCCCTGGAGGTGTAATTACAATGCATGTGGTAGTGCGCCCTCCACAAGTTGACAAAAACC AGAAGCAGCTGGGCAATTCCCCCAAGCAGAACAGATGCGGATGCACCATACTGTGA
- the LOC123402749 gene encoding membrane-anchored ubiquitin-fold protein 3 isoform X1, with protein MAGGKEPIEVKFRLFDGTDIGPSKYDPATTVSALKDFILARWPQDKEITPKTVNDLKLINGGKILENNRTLAESRVTIGEVPGGVITMHVVVRPPQVDKNREKQLGNSPKQNRCGCTIL; from the exons ATGGCCGGCGGGAAGGAGCCGATCGAGGTCAAGTTCCGGCTCTTCGACGGCACGGACATCGGCCCCAGCAAGTACGACCCCGCCACCACCGTCTCCGCGCTCAAGGACTTCATCCTCGCCCGGTGGCCGCAAG ATAAGGAGATAACTCCGAAAACTGTCAATGACTTGAAGCTCATCAATGGTGGAAAGATATTGGAGAATAACCGGACACTTGCCGAGTCCCGTGTTACAATAGGAGAGGTCCCTGGAGGTGTAATTACAATGCATGTGGTAGTGCGCCCTCCACAAGTTGACAAAAACCGTG AGAAGCAGCTGGGCAATTCCCCCAAGCAGAACAGATGCGGATGCACCATACTGTGA
- the LOC123403160 gene encoding tRNA (carboxymethyluridine(34)-5-O)-methyltransferase isoform X1: MIQILSRIATRSPRRAISASNPCSSKLHRAEFSCWDPAYLGNSTVSPSCTMRSGDGNSDGQDTPLAEGKDHGCSPGVQSTPDIEKKYVHRVYDAIAPHFSSTRFAKWPKVAGFLNALRPGSVVLDAGCGNGKYLGFNPECFYIGCDISPPLIEICAGRGHEVLVADAVNLPYRENVADAAISIAVLHHLSTEDRRRKAIQELIRVVKRGGLVLITVWAVEQEDRSLLNKWTPLCDKYNEEWVDPSSPMVRNKSATMLDSIEETDEDTGAVKQMDDRLKNSFDGLEDKTLIMDEHDKTQQEYFVPWHLPFHRAEIGGASAAALQNGLAKKDDKKGTVVYNRYYHIFVEGELQRLVAGMKNAAIADQFYDKSNWCIVLEKL; this comes from the exons ATGATCCAGATACTTTCGAGGATAGCAACAAGAAGCCCTCGCCGAGCCATCTCTGCATCCAATCCGTGTAGCTCGAAACTTCATCGGGCAGAATTCTCTTGTTGGGATCCAGCTTACCTAGGTAATAGTACTGTTAGCCCCAGCTGTACCATGAGGTCGGGTGATGGAAATTCAGATGGCCAGGACACGCCACTCGCCGAGGGGAAGGACCACGGCTGCTCCCCAGGTGTCCAGTCCACACCGGACATCGAGAAGAAGTACGTGCACCGTGTCTACGATGCCATAGCCCCTCACTTCAGCTCGACACGGTTCGCCAAGTGGCCCAAGGTTGCGGGGTTCCTCAACGCGCTGAGGCCAGGGTCCGTCGTGCTGGATGCCGGCTGCGGCAACGGCAAGTATTTGGGCTTCAATCCTGAGTGCTTCTACATAGGCTGCGATATAAGCCCGCCGCTTATAGAGATATGCGCTGGGAGGGGGCACGAGGTGTTGGTCGCCGATGCCGTCAATCTCCCGTACAGGGAAAACGTTGCTGACGCCGCAATTTCAATTGCGGTGTTGCATCATCTGAGTACCGAGGACAGGCGGAGGAAAGCCATACAAGAGTTGATCCGTGTTGTCAAGAGAGGTGGTCTTGTGCTGATCACTGTTTGGGCTGTGGAGCAGGAAGACAGGTCGCTTCTTAACAAGTGGACTCCCTTGTGCGACAAGTATAATGAAGAGTGGGTTGATCCAAGCAGTCCGATGGTGCGTAACAAATCTGCTACTATGCTAGATAGCATTGAAGAGACCGATGAAGACACGGGCGCCGTCAAGCAAATGGATGATCGGCTGAAAAATAGTTTTGATGGTTTGGAGGATAAGACCTTAATTATGGATGAGCATGACAAAACCCAGCAGGAGTACTTTGTTCCTTGGCATCTACCATTTCACCGAGCAGAAATTGGCGGTGCATCTGCTGCTGCTCTACAGAATGGATTGGCAAAGAAAGATGATAAGAAGGGTACTGTGGTCTACAACCGTTATTATCACATTTTTGTCGAAGGAGAACTTCAAAG GCTAGTTGCTGGCATGAAAAATGCAGCCATTGCCGACCAATTCTACGACAAATCCAACTGGTgcatagttctggagaagctttga
- the LOC123403160 gene encoding tRNA (carboxymethyluridine(34)-5-O)-methyltransferase isoform X2, with the protein MIQILSRIATRSPRRAISASNPCSSKLHRAEFSCWDPAYLGNSTVSPSCTMRSGDGNSDGQDTPLAEGKDHGCSPGVQSTPDIEKKYVHRVYDAIAPHFSSTRFAKWPKVAGFLNALRPGSVVLDAGCGNGKYLGFNPECFYIGCDISPPLIEICAGRGHEVLVADAVNLPYRENVADAAISIAVLHHLSTEDRRRKAIQELIRVVKRGGLVLITVWAVEQEDRSLLNKWTPLCDKYNEEWVDPSSPMVRNKSATMLDSIEETDEDTGAVKQMDDRLKNSFDGLEDKTLIMDEHDKTQQEYFVPWHLPFHRAEIGGASAAALQNGLAKKDDKKGTVVYNRYYHIFVEGELQRWSFLNLNIHMKNASFLLVLLLFVNLHK; encoded by the coding sequence ATGATCCAGATACTTTCGAGGATAGCAACAAGAAGCCCTCGCCGAGCCATCTCTGCATCCAATCCGTGTAGCTCGAAACTTCATCGGGCAGAATTCTCTTGTTGGGATCCAGCTTACCTAGGTAATAGTACTGTTAGCCCCAGCTGTACCATGAGGTCGGGTGATGGAAATTCAGATGGCCAGGACACGCCACTCGCCGAGGGGAAGGACCACGGCTGCTCCCCAGGTGTCCAGTCCACACCGGACATCGAGAAGAAGTACGTGCACCGTGTCTACGATGCCATAGCCCCTCACTTCAGCTCGACACGGTTCGCCAAGTGGCCCAAGGTTGCGGGGTTCCTCAACGCGCTGAGGCCAGGGTCCGTCGTGCTGGATGCCGGCTGCGGCAACGGCAAGTATTTGGGCTTCAATCCTGAGTGCTTCTACATAGGCTGCGATATAAGCCCGCCGCTTATAGAGATATGCGCTGGGAGGGGGCACGAGGTGTTGGTCGCCGATGCCGTCAATCTCCCGTACAGGGAAAACGTTGCTGACGCCGCAATTTCAATTGCGGTGTTGCATCATCTGAGTACCGAGGACAGGCGGAGGAAAGCCATACAAGAGTTGATCCGTGTTGTCAAGAGAGGTGGTCTTGTGCTGATCACTGTTTGGGCTGTGGAGCAGGAAGACAGGTCGCTTCTTAACAAGTGGACTCCCTTGTGCGACAAGTATAATGAAGAGTGGGTTGATCCAAGCAGTCCGATGGTGCGTAACAAATCTGCTACTATGCTAGATAGCATTGAAGAGACCGATGAAGACACGGGCGCCGTCAAGCAAATGGATGATCGGCTGAAAAATAGTTTTGATGGTTTGGAGGATAAGACCTTAATTATGGATGAGCATGACAAAACCCAGCAGGAGTACTTTGTTCCTTGGCATCTACCATTTCACCGAGCAGAAATTGGCGGTGCATCTGCTGCTGCTCTACAGAATGGATTGGCAAAGAAAGATGATAAGAAGGGTACTGTGGTCTACAACCGTTATTATCACATTTTTGTCGAAGGAGAACTTCAAAGGTGGAGTTTTCTTAACCTGAACATTCACATGAAAAATGCTTCTTTTCTTTTAGTCCTCTTATTATTCGTGAACCTGCACAAGTGA